The nucleotide window CCCGGATTCGAACCGGGGAATGAGGGATTTGCAGTCCCTTGCCTTACCAACTTGGCGACGGTGCCGGAACGGCGGGGACCGAGCGAGTAGCGCGAGTTTCCGGCGCCGTCAAGGCGACTTCTGCACGACCTTGGGCCGCCGCGGCACCACCAGGCCGCGGGACAGGCGGCGCAAGACGCGGCGGAGCTGGCGGCGCTTGTAGCGGGAGTGCGAGTTCTCGCCGCGCTCGTTGTCGACGGCGGTGTCGCGGTCGACGAGCTGCAGCTCCACCATGCAGAAGACGATGCGGCCGTCGCCGGCATCCACCGCCCGCTCCGGCAGTCGCACCGGCAGCTCGGCAACGAAGTTCAGCACCTTGTAAGAGTCGCCGGAGAACTCGTTCTGCTGTGGCTCCTCCTGCTCTTCGTCCTGGAAGCCGACCTGGAGCTGGGGCGCGAGCGGCTTCAGCGAGGGCCAGTCGCGAACCAGCTCTTTGAAGCAGATGAGCGTGTTCTGCGTCTGCCCGGGAACGACGAAGTTGAACGGGATGAGCAGATCGCAGAGTCGGACCAGCACGGGCAGGACGTGGTCGCGGTCGGCCGTCTCCACCCGGTAGCGGACGCGATCGTAAATCTGCGCCGCCAGCGTCTCCTTCTTCGCCAGGAGCTTGGTGATCAGGCTGTGACGCGTCTTGACGCTGCCGGCGGCGGCAACCACGGGAAAGCCTTCGCGCCGGAGCTGGGCGATGCAGTGATCGACGCGCTGGGTGACGAGCTGGCAGAGCTCGTCCTCGCTGACGCGGGCGCGGTGGAGCAAGCCGCGCG belongs to Deltaproteobacteria bacterium and includes:
- a CDS encoding TIGR04552 family protein — its product is MLAQPPIPLPDRWTLGDLERMRLILGGGSVIDWRRLHFQTKEEVDHYLRLCLFEPSDPFDRARLQRILDEAVDYLRTTFRYVVAEEVAQPAQVQDLFLLASGVGDSRLRRIACLVLKVMHVVHHVEARGLLHRARVSEDELCQLVTQRVDHCIAQLRREGFPVVAAAGSVKTRHSLITKLLAKKETLAAQIYDRVRYRVETADRDHVLPVLVRLCDLLIPFNFVVPGQTQNTLICFKELVRDWPSLKPLAPQLQVGFQDEEQEEPQQNEFSGDSYKVLNFVAELPVRLPERAVDAGDGRIVFCMVELQLVDRDTAVDNERGENSHSRYKRRQLRRVLRRLSRGLVVPRRPKVVQKSP